The following proteins are encoded in a genomic region of Xanthomonas cassavae CFBP 4642:
- a CDS encoding peroxiredoxin, with product MTIAVGDSIPEVVLKRMREGIEAVDTHSLFAGRKVLLFAVPGAFTPTCSAKHLPGYVEHFEEFRRRGIEVLCTAVNDPFVMQAWGRSQLVPDGLHLLPDGNAELARALGLEIDASGSGMGLRSRRYALYADDGVVKALFVEEPGEFKVSAADYVLQHLPD from the coding sequence ATGACCATCGCCGTTGGTGACAGCATTCCCGAAGTGGTGCTCAAGCGCATGCGCGAGGGCATCGAAGCAGTCGACACGCATAGTCTGTTCGCCGGCCGCAAGGTGTTGCTGTTCGCGGTACCGGGTGCGTTTACACCCACGTGTTCTGCCAAGCACCTGCCGGGCTATGTGGAGCACTTCGAGGAGTTCCGCAGACGCGGCATCGAGGTGCTGTGCACCGCCGTCAACGACCCGTTCGTGATGCAGGCGTGGGGGCGCAGCCAGTTGGTCCCCGACGGCCTGCATCTGCTGCCCGATGGCAACGCCGAACTGGCGCGCGCCCTGGGCCTGGAGATCGACGCCAGCGGGTCGGGCATGGGCCTGCGCTCGCGCCGTTACGCGCTGTATGCCGATGACGGCGTGGTCAAGGCCTTGTTCGTCGAAGAGCCCGGCGAGTTCAAGGTGTCTGCCGCCGATTACGTCCTGCAGCACCTTCCCGATTGA
- a CDS encoding ferritin-like domain-containing protein has translation MSNQPASTTSAGITDTATLRARARKSIEDGAITESYHADREKVIALLNTALATEYVCTLRYYRHYFMAKGMLADAVKGEFLEHAQQEQEHAHKLAERIVQLGGEPDLNPDTLTKRSHAEYKEGSDLRDMVKENLIAERIAIDSYREMIDFIGDKDTTTKRILESILAQEEEHADEFADMLEGWIGE, from the coding sequence ATGTCCAATCAGCCAGCCAGCACCACCTCCGCCGGCATCACCGATACCGCCACCTTGCGCGCCCGCGCGCGCAAGAGCATCGAAGACGGTGCCATCACCGAGAGCTACCACGCCGACCGCGAGAAGGTGATCGCGCTGCTCAATACCGCGCTCGCCACCGAATACGTGTGCACCCTGCGTTACTACCGCCACTACTTCATGGCCAAGGGCATGCTTGCCGACGCGGTGAAGGGCGAGTTCCTGGAACATGCGCAGCAGGAGCAGGAACACGCACACAAGCTCGCCGAGCGCATCGTGCAGCTGGGCGGCGAGCCCGACCTCAACCCGGATACGCTGACCAAGCGCTCGCACGCCGAGTACAAGGAAGGCAGCGACCTGCGCGACATGGTCAAGGAAAACCTGATCGCCGAACGCATCGCCATCGACAGCTATCGCGAGATGATCGATTTCATCGGCGACAAGGACACCACCACCAAGCGCATCCTGGAAAGCATCCTGGCGCAGGAAGAAGAGCACGCCGACGAATTCGCCGACATGCTGGAAGGCTGGATCGGCGAGTGA
- a CDS encoding enterotoxin A family protein: protein MNVIIFIVGIFLSIPALSSPPTVLPVILYRADMLTPDVVKQQGGFLARGMDGTRPNQPIADISLYNHAVGSATGLANHSSGYVSTTTSLRFAHMWINSAHAGAGYIYHVIPTGNFIGVNESLLGYSPHSEEHEYAALGMIRWSQVVGWQQVSFGVLGDFVPNRDYAARLYSGSRAAGAEYQLAGFPPDHAAWRRLPWSEFNSCDTPLRSPRSTQQDVCASTDIGPYVAAQYFATSDRLTVVFLLN, encoded by the coding sequence ATGAACGTTATTATTTTTATTGTTGGTATCTTTTTATCCATTCCAGCACTTTCCTCCCCTCCTACAGTTCTTCCCGTTATTTTGTATAGAGCGGACATGCTGACTCCGGACGTTGTTAAGCAGCAGGGAGGATTTCTTGCACGCGGAATGGATGGCACTCGTCCAAATCAACCAATCGCAGATATATCATTGTACAACCATGCGGTCGGCTCAGCAACTGGATTGGCTAATCACTCATCAGGTTATGTGTCGACAACCACCTCATTGAGGTTCGCTCATATGTGGATAAATAGCGCGCACGCCGGAGCTGGGTACATTTATCATGTGATTCCAACTGGCAATTTCATTGGCGTTAATGAATCGCTATTAGGTTATTCTCCTCACTCTGAAGAGCATGAATATGCTGCCCTTGGAATGATCCGCTGGTCTCAGGTCGTGGGATGGCAACAGGTGAGCTTTGGCGTTTTAGGGGATTTTGTACCCAACAGAGATTATGCGGCACGCCTTTACTCTGGATCGCGTGCAGCGGGAGCCGAATATCAACTCGCGGGATTTCCGCCAGACCACGCTGCCTGGAGGCGATTACCGTGGTCTGAATTCAACTCTTGCGATACTCCCTTGAGATCTCCGCGTTCTACGCAACAAGATGTATGTGCATCTACTGATATCGGGCCCTACGTCGCCGCCCAATATTTTGCAACAAGCGACCGTTTAACTGTTGTCTTTCTACTGAACTGA
- a CDS encoding Hsp20/alpha crystallin family protein produces MNIVRYPQWPTHALQNEIKHVFDRFFEQNGDTDESAVVTAQWVPRVDIKEEANHFVLYADLPGIDPSQIEVQMDKGILSIKGERKGESSTETERFSRIERRYGSFHRRFALPDSADADGITAAGRNGVLEIRIPKRPAATPRRIQVGNGQDPAGNTVQ; encoded by the coding sequence ATGAACATCGTTCGTTATCCCCAGTGGCCCACGCACGCCCTGCAAAACGAGATCAAGCATGTGTTCGACCGCTTCTTCGAACAGAACGGCGATACCGACGAATCGGCCGTGGTGACCGCGCAGTGGGTGCCGCGCGTGGATATCAAGGAAGAGGCCAATCACTTCGTGCTGTATGCCGACCTGCCGGGCATCGACCCGAGCCAGATCGAGGTGCAGATGGACAAGGGCATCCTGTCGATCAAGGGCGAGCGCAAGGGCGAGTCCAGTACCGAGACCGAGCGCTTCTCGCGCATCGAGCGCCGCTACGGCAGCTTCCATCGCCGCTTCGCGCTGCCCGATAGTGCCGATGCCGATGGCATCACCGCGGCTGGCCGCAACGGTGTGCTGGAGATCCGCATTCCCAAGCGTCCGGCGGCTACCCCGCGTCGTATTCAGGTCGGCAACGGGCAGGACCCGGCCGGCAATACGGTGCAGTAA
- a CDS encoding DnaJ C-terminal domain-containing protein, producing the protein MEFKDYYATLGVEPSAGDAEIKTAYRRLARKYHPDVSKEAGAEDKFKAINEAYEALRDPAKRKAYDQLKAQGYRPGDEFQAPPGYGGGQGFDFEEVFGNGGAGGGFSDFFESLFAGQRGGRPRGPGAGPGAGAGPQARGDTRAKLAVPLEAVHSGDSVRITINGKQLDVRVPKGVQPGQVIRLSGQGNGGGNLLLEIEYAAHPQFEVDGRNILYTLQVMPWQAALGTTISVPTLGGSVELKVPADSEAGRKLRLRGRGLPGTTPGDQIVELEILAPAPTDDAQKKAYRNLAKAFGETV; encoded by the coding sequence ATGGAATTCAAGGATTACTACGCAACGCTGGGCGTGGAGCCCAGCGCAGGCGATGCGGAGATCAAGACCGCCTACCGGCGGCTGGCGCGCAAGTACCACCCCGACGTCAGCAAGGAAGCCGGCGCCGAAGACAAGTTCAAGGCCATCAACGAAGCCTACGAGGCCTTGCGCGACCCGGCCAAGCGCAAGGCCTACGATCAGCTGAAGGCGCAGGGCTATCGCCCGGGCGACGAATTCCAGGCTCCCCCAGGCTACGGCGGCGGGCAGGGCTTCGATTTCGAGGAAGTGTTCGGCAACGGCGGTGCTGGTGGCGGCTTCAGCGATTTCTTCGAGAGCCTGTTCGCCGGTCAGCGCGGTGGGCGGCCACGTGGCCCGGGTGCCGGTCCAGGCGCGGGAGCCGGCCCGCAGGCGCGTGGCGACACCCGCGCCAAGCTGGCGGTGCCGCTGGAGGCCGTGCATTCGGGCGACAGCGTGCGCATCACCATCAACGGCAAGCAGCTGGATGTGCGCGTGCCCAAGGGCGTGCAGCCCGGCCAGGTGATCCGCCTGAGCGGGCAGGGCAATGGCGGCGGCAATCTGCTGCTGGAGATCGAATATGCCGCGCACCCGCAGTTCGAGGTGGACGGGCGCAACATCCTGTACACCTTGCAGGTCATGCCCTGGCAGGCCGCACTGGGCACCACCATCAGCGTGCCGACCCTGGGCGGGTCGGTGGAGCTGAAGGTGCCGGCCGATTCGGAGGCCGGCCGCAAGCTGCGCCTGCGCGGGCGCGGGCTGCCGGGCACCACCCCGGGCGATCAGATCGTGGAACTGGAAATCCTGGCACCGGCGCCGACCGACGATGCGCAGAAGAAGGCGTATCGCAATCTCGCCAAGGCGTTTGGCGAGACGGTGTGA
- the pbpC gene encoding penicillin-binding protein 1C yields the protein MDRTPPRPRAPKQTAQRRRRWLRWLRWSAAALLTVLLVLDLGFPLPLPKSRDTSTLVVARDGTPLRAFADRNGVWRYPASPETVSPLYLQALLNYEDRWFWRHPGINPWGLLRAGGQWMGQGRIVSGGSTLTMQVARILDPHTRTPWGKAKQLLRAMQLELHLSKREILTLYLERAPYGGTIEGVEAASWAYLGKPAKALSQAEAALLAVLPQSPSRLRPDRHPEAAQRARDKVLDRMVELGVWSRVQVDDARIEPVVTRSLKPPLHAALLAQRLHSAQPRAARIVTTLDVELQRTLEERVSTYFSQLPERTSAALLVVDNAAMEARAYVGSASFGDRKRLGHVDMVQAWRSPGSTLKPFLYGMALDDGLIHSESLLVDAPQSFGNYRPGNFDAAFNGPVSAATALRLSLNVPAVDLLDRIGPARFAARLSNAGIALHFPRGTPPSLALILGGTGAQLQELVGAFAAFNRGGIAGHVRYTPDDAQINRRLMSPGAAWIVREILQSNPRPGYGSGTFDTAARPGVAWKTGTSYGYRDAWAIGGTRRYTVGVWVGRPDGTPLPGQYGAVTALPLMFEVIDALPRNAGDSAPVPMPATVQPVEICWPLGGAAEQTPPPLCARRAEAYTLEGAVPPTFAERDARLWQSGQLRFEVDAGSGQRLSQECTQPHQREPRALARWPALVSPWLSAAERAAAQLPPLAADCLPDGRMTGSGVLRIDGLSDRATLARANDSARPVRLQLRALGSEARIDWLLDGRWIAQTSGRQGFQREFAEVGTHTLTAMASDGAWTQLRFRVLR from the coding sequence ATGGACCGCACGCCGCCGCGCCCGCGTGCGCCGAAACAAACGGCCCAGCGTCGCCGCCGTTGGTTGCGATGGCTGCGCTGGAGCGCTGCCGCGCTGCTTACCGTGTTGCTGGTGCTGGACCTGGGCTTCCCGCTACCGCTACCCAAATCCCGCGACACCTCCACCCTGGTGGTGGCGCGCGACGGCACGCCGTTGCGCGCGTTCGCCGACCGCAATGGTGTGTGGCGCTATCCGGCCAGCCCGGAGACGGTGTCGCCGCTGTATCTGCAGGCGTTGCTGAACTACGAGGACCGCTGGTTCTGGCGGCACCCTGGCATCAATCCATGGGGGCTGCTGCGTGCCGGCGGGCAGTGGATGGGGCAGGGCCGTATCGTCTCCGGCGGCTCCACCCTCACCATGCAGGTGGCGCGCATCCTCGACCCGCATACCCGCACGCCGTGGGGCAAGGCCAAGCAGCTGCTGCGTGCGATGCAACTGGAACTGCATCTGAGCAAGCGCGAGATCCTCACCCTCTACCTGGAGCGCGCACCGTATGGCGGCACCATCGAGGGCGTGGAAGCAGCCAGCTGGGCCTATCTCGGCAAGCCGGCCAAGGCGCTCTCGCAGGCAGAAGCAGCCTTGCTGGCGGTGTTGCCGCAATCGCCCAGCCGGTTGCGCCCGGACCGGCACCCGGAAGCGGCGCAACGTGCGCGCGACAAGGTGCTCGACCGCATGGTGGAACTGGGCGTGTGGTCGCGCGTGCAGGTGGACGATGCGCGCATCGAGCCGGTAGTCACCCGGTCGCTCAAGCCGCCGCTGCATGCGGCCTTGCTGGCGCAGCGCCTGCACAGCGCACAGCCGCGTGCAGCACGCATCGTCACCACGCTGGACGTGGAGCTGCAGCGCACGCTGGAAGAACGTGTGAGCACCTATTTTTCGCAATTGCCCGAACGTACCTCGGCAGCCTTGCTGGTGGTCGACAACGCCGCCATGGAAGCGCGCGCCTATGTCGGCTCGGCCAGCTTCGGCGACCGCAAACGGCTGGGGCATGTGGACATGGTGCAGGCCTGGCGCTCGCCTGGCTCCACGCTCAAGCCGTTTCTCTACGGCATGGCGCTGGACGATGGCCTGATCCATTCGGAAAGCCTGCTGGTGGACGCGCCGCAGAGCTTCGGCAATTACCGGCCAGGCAACTTCGATGCCGCGTTCAATGGGCCAGTGAGCGCGGCCACTGCATTGCGCCTGTCGTTGAATGTGCCGGCAGTGGATCTGCTCGATCGCATCGGCCCGGCACGCTTTGCCGCGCGGCTGTCCAATGCCGGCATTGCGCTGCACTTCCCGCGCGGCACACCGCCATCGCTGGCGTTGATCCTGGGCGGCACCGGTGCGCAGTTGCAGGAGTTGGTGGGCGCCTTTGCGGCGTTCAATCGCGGCGGCATTGCCGGGCATGTGCGCTATACGCCGGACGATGCCCAGATCAACCGCCGGCTGATGTCGCCCGGTGCCGCCTGGATCGTGCGCGAGATCCTGCAAAGCAACCCGCGCCCCGGTTATGGCAGCGGCACCTTCGACACCGCCGCGCGTCCGGGCGTGGCCTGGAAGACCGGTACCAGTTATGGCTACCGCGATGCCTGGGCGATCGGCGGCACGCGTCGCTACACGGTGGGCGTATGGGTAGGGCGGCCGGACGGCACGCCGCTGCCCGGGCAGTACGGTGCGGTGACTGCATTGCCGCTGATGTTCGAAGTCATCGATGCATTGCCGCGCAATGCTGGCGACAGCGCGCCGGTGCCGATGCCTGCGACGGTGCAGCCGGTGGAGATCTGCTGGCCGCTGGGTGGTGCGGCCGAGCAGACGCCGCCGCCGCTGTGCGCGCGCCGGGCCGAGGCCTACACGCTCGAGGGCGCGGTGCCGCCCACCTTTGCCGAACGCGATGCGCGGCTATGGCAGAGCGGCCAGCTGCGGTTCGAGGTGGACGCGGGCAGCGGCCAGCGGTTGTCGCAGGAATGCACCCAGCCGCATCAGCGGGAACCGCGTGCGTTGGCGCGCTGGCCGGCGCTGGTGTCGCCCTGGCTCAGCGCGGCCGAGCGTGCGGCCGCGCAATTGCCGCCGCTGGCCGCCGACTGCCTGCCCGATGGGCGCATGACCGGTAGCGGCGTGCTGCGCATCGACGGGCTGAGCGACCGTGCCACCCTGGCACGCGCAAACGACAGCGCCCGCCCGGTGCGGCTGCAACTGCGCGCGCTGGGCAGTGAAGCGCGCATCGATTGGCTACTGGATGGCCGCTGGATCGCCCAGACCAGCGGACGCCAGGGATTTCAGCGCGAATTTGCCGAGGTCGGCACGCATACGCTCACCGCAATGGCTAGCGACGGTGCCTGGACGCAGCTGCGCTTTCGCGTATTGCGCTGA